One Gemmatimonadota bacterium genomic window carries:
- a CDS encoding sugar phosphate nucleotidyltransferase, which translates to MQAVVLLAGKGTRMAIDYGGPKHLLPVAGKPVIEHALDRLPREVSELVFIVGGPHEEAIRQHFSDGMYGGRRIVFLAQEEPLGIAHAFRVAAPVITGRWLGMVGDDIFGPRSLQKLVQQQDIALIASRVANPQHFGVLVTDDNGYLLRSVEKPQTFISNLVWNGAMVMDRDFFDAEIAPSARGEYETPDVWMKLIAAGRKIKVLETDFWLPINDKQQLEEAEKLLGSQESDKPGK; encoded by the coding sequence ATGCAAGCAGTTGTGCTGTTAGCCGGCAAGGGAACGCGGATGGCGATAGATTATGGGGGACCGAAGCACTTATTGCCGGTAGCGGGGAAACCCGTTATAGAGCACGCACTGGATCGATTGCCGCGCGAGGTAAGCGAACTCGTATTCATTGTAGGAGGACCGCACGAGGAGGCGATTCGCCAGCACTTTTCTGATGGCATGTATGGGGGACGGCGCATAGTATTCCTCGCCCAGGAAGAGCCATTGGGTATCGCCCATGCATTTCGGGTCGCTGCACCTGTAATCACCGGGCGGTGGCTGGGCATGGTTGGCGATGATATTTTTGGACCGCGCAGCCTTCAGAAACTCGTCCAACAACAGGATATAGCACTAATTGCCTCGCGTGTGGCGAATCCTCAACATTTTGGAGTCCTGGTAACCGATGACAACGGATACCTCCTTCGGTCAGTCGAAAAACCCCAAACGTTTATTTCAAATCTGGTTTGGAACGGCGCAATGGTCATGGACAGAGATTTCTTTGACGCGGAAATCGCACCATCCGCACGCGGCGAATACGAAACACCCGATGTATGGATGAAACTGATTGCAGCAGGTCGAAAAATCAAAGTGCTTGAAACTGATTTTTGGCTGCCAATTAACGACAAGCAACAACTTGAGGAAGCCGAAAAATTACTCGGCAGTCAGGAATCGGACAAACCGGGGAAATAG
- a CDS encoding alpha/beta hydrolase fold domain-containing protein — MQRIYKTTPQGELAIHIFEPDTVEQTAAIVFFFGGGWTGGNPQQFFPHCQYLAKRGMLAASAEYRIKSKHSTSPYECVEDGKSAVRWMRAHADELNIDPNRIASGGGSAGGHVGACTGTVPGQDAPDENMAISSRPNAMVLFNPVVDVIALGRLAERFPKDPRAISPLQHVCSNQSPTIIFHGTDDTTVPYEQAQRFTKAMHKAGNTCELRAYEGKGHGFFNYGRDDGSAYEQTVAQMDDFLVQLGYLDPK; from the coding sequence ATGCAACGCATATACAAAACCACGCCCCAGGGCGAACTCGCCATTCACATCTTTGAACCCGATACCGTCGAACAGACAGCCGCTATTGTATTCTTCTTTGGCGGTGGCTGGACGGGGGGCAATCCGCAACAGTTTTTTCCGCACTGCCAGTATCTCGCAAAACGCGGAATGCTCGCTGCATCGGCTGAATACCGCATCAAAAGCAAACACAGCACCTCGCCTTACGAATGTGTAGAAGACGGCAAATCAGCGGTTCGCTGGATGAGGGCGCATGCCGATGAACTCAACATCGACCCCAACCGCATTGCATCAGGTGGCGGATCGGCTGGCGGTCATGTCGGTGCGTGTACAGGTACTGTTCCTGGCCAGGATGCGCCCGATGAAAATATGGCGATATCTTCCCGGCCCAATGCCATGGTACTCTTTAACCCCGTCGTCGATGTTATTGCTTTAGGACGCCTCGCCGAACGTTTCCCCAAAGACCCGCGGGCAATCTCGCCTTTGCAACACGTCTGTTCTAACCAGTCACCCACCATAATTTTTCACGGCACAGATGACACAACCGTTCCTTATGAACAGGCCCAGCGCTTTACAAAAGCCATGCACAAAGCGGGCAACACCTGTGAACTCCGCGCGTACGAAGGCAAAGGACACGGCTTTTTTAACTATGGCCGCGACGATGGCTCAGCCTACGAACAAACCGTCGCGCAAATGGACGACTTTCTCGTACAATTGGGATACCTGGATCCAAAATGA
- a CDS encoding DUF3500 domain-containing protein, translated as MNLEELYTQIDTANRMADAATAFLASLRPDQAATAQLGFGDENARQDWHYIPRDRLGLALKDMESHQRDKAFALLDTGLSEQARTKARTIINLEPILAEVEGPRRRFPRDPDLYNLVIFGTPNGETTWSWRFEGHHVSVNYTIVNGTLVAPTPVFFGSNPAQVRHGEHEGLRALKEEEDLARDLLASLDGDQKRVAIVSDEAPADILTRNVPQVNDEVHIEGLQLRDMTASQREVVTALIDVYITRLPNRIAEAQRAKLTSLDTAAFAWAGGINRGEGHYYRVLGSTFLAEYDCTQDEANHIHAVWRDLTNDFGSDILKQHYRDSH; from the coding sequence ATGAATCTCGAAGAACTCTATACCCAAATTGACACGGCCAACCGCATGGCCGATGCTGCCACGGCATTTTTGGCATCACTGCGTCCCGATCAAGCGGCAACCGCGCAACTGGGCTTTGGCGATGAAAACGCACGACAGGACTGGCACTACATCCCGCGCGACCGATTGGGCCTCGCGCTCAAAGACATGGAATCCCACCAGCGCGACAAAGCATTTGCCTTGCTCGATACCGGACTGAGCGAACAGGCGCGCACCAAAGCCAGAACAATCATCAACCTGGAACCCATCCTCGCCGAAGTGGAAGGTCCCAGACGGCGGTTTCCCCGCGATCCCGATCTCTACAACCTCGTCATCTTTGGCACGCCCAATGGTGAAACCACCTGGAGCTGGCGTTTTGAAGGCCATCACGTCTCCGTCAATTACACCATTGTCAACGGCACGCTCGTCGCGCCTACGCCCGTCTTCTTTGGCTCCAATCCCGCACAGGTTCGACACGGCGAACACGAGGGATTGCGCGCCCTCAAAGAAGAAGAAGACCTCGCTCGAGACTTACTCGCCTCTCTGGATGGCGACCAAAAAAGAGTGGCAATCGTCAGTGACGAAGCACCCGCCGACATCCTCACCCGCAACGTCCCCCAGGTAAATGATGAAGTCCATATTGAGGGTCTGCAACTCAGGGACATGACCGCATCGCAGCGCGAAGTCGTCACCGCCCTCATCGATGTATATATCACCCGCTTGCCCAACAGAATTGCAGAAGCCCAGCGCGCAAAACTCACCTCCCTCGACACGGCAGCATTTGCCTGGGCTGGCGGCATAAATCGCGGCGAAGGCCACTACTATCGCGTGCTCGGCTCCACCTTCCTCGCCGAATACGACTGCACCCAGGACGAAGCCAATCACATCCACGCTGTCTGGCGCGACCTGACCAATGACTTCGGCAGCGATATTCTCAAACAACACTATCGGGACAGTCATTGA
- the ettA gene encoding energy-dependent translational throttle protein EttA, with protein sequence MANEPNKIIYSMVRVSKYIDKKPLIENISLSYFYGAKIGVLGLNGAGKSTLLRILAGVDKKFNGETHLAPGHTIGYLEQEPRLEPGKTVREIVEQGVQEHVDLMNEYNEISAKFAEPMTDEEMNRLIEQQGELQEKIDAENIWDLDPRIEQAMDALRCPPGEAHVDNLSGGECRRVALCRLLLSKPDILLLDEPTNHLDAETVGWLEQHLQRYAGTIIAVTHDRYFLDNVAGWILELDRGKGIPYKGNYSSWLDQKEKRLANEANRENQRLKTLAREREWINMNPRGRHAKSRARITAYTQLLDQSVEKERDLEIYIPPGPRLGDIVIEAQEVSKGYGDTLLFENLSFSLPPGSIVGVIGPNGAGKTTLFRLITGEEQPDMGTFRIGDTVSLAYVEQTRDVLAPNHNVWQAVSGGEDLITLGNRDINSRAYLARFNFTGADQQKPVGQLSGGERNRVHLARILKEGANVILLDEPTNDLDVNTMRALEDALENFGGCAVIISHDRWFLDRIATHILAFEGDSEVIYFDGNYSQYEADRKRRLGAEADQPHRIKYRKFTR encoded by the coding sequence ATGGCCAATGAGCCGAACAAAATCATCTATTCGATGGTGCGCGTGAGCAAATACATCGACAAAAAGCCACTCATCGAAAACATTTCTCTTTCCTATTTCTACGGCGCGAAAATCGGCGTACTCGGCCTCAATGGCGCGGGTAAAAGTACGCTATTGCGCATCCTCGCGGGTGTAGATAAAAAATTCAATGGTGAAACCCATCTCGCACCCGGCCACACCATTGGGTATTTGGAACAAGAACCCCGCCTTGAACCGGGCAAAACCGTGCGCGAAATTGTCGAACAAGGCGTACAGGAACACGTTGATCTCATGAACGAATACAATGAGATCAGCGCCAAATTTGCCGAGCCCATGACCGACGAGGAAATGAATCGGCTAATCGAACAGCAGGGCGAACTTCAGGAAAAAATCGACGCAGAGAACATATGGGACCTCGATCCGCGTATCGAACAGGCGATGGATGCCCTGCGTTGTCCACCGGGAGAGGCGCATGTCGATAACCTATCGGGCGGCGAATGCCGCCGCGTGGCACTGTGCCGACTGCTCCTTTCCAAACCCGATATACTCTTGCTCGACGAACCGACCAACCACCTCGACGCCGAAACCGTTGGCTGGCTCGAACAGCATTTACAGCGTTATGCGGGCACTATTATTGCCGTCACACACGACCGTTATTTTCTCGACAACGTCGCCGGATGGATACTCGAACTCGACCGCGGCAAAGGCATACCCTACAAAGGCAACTACTCTTCGTGGCTCGACCAAAAAGAAAAACGGCTGGCAAATGAAGCAAACCGGGAAAACCAGCGTCTGAAAACCCTTGCGCGCGAGCGCGAATGGATCAACATGAACCCACGCGGGCGACACGCTAAATCCAGAGCGAGGATTACTGCATATACTCAGTTGCTCGATCAGAGTGTAGAGAAAGAACGCGACCTCGAAATTTATATTCCGCCCGGTCCGCGCCTCGGCGATATTGTCATCGAAGCCCAGGAAGTTTCCAAAGGATATGGCGACACGCTCCTCTTTGAAAACCTCTCCTTTTCCCTGCCGCCCGGCAGCATCGTCGGCGTTATCGGGCCCAATGGCGCGGGAAAAACCACCCTCTTTCGTCTCATCACCGGCGAAGAACAGCCCGATATGGGAACATTCCGCATCGGCGACACGGTTAGCCTGGCCTATGTCGAACAAACCCGCGATGTCCTCGCCCCCAATCACAATGTGTGGCAGGCCGTCTCAGGAGGTGAAGACCTCATTACTCTGGGCAATCGAGACATCAACTCGCGTGCCTATCTCGCGCGCTTCAACTTTACAGGAGCAGATCAGCAAAAACCCGTTGGTCAACTCTCTGGCGGCGAGCGCAACCGCGTTCACCTTGCGCGCATCCTCAAAGAAGGTGCCAATGTCATATTGCTGGACGAACCGACAAATGACCTCGACGTAAACACAATGCGCGCCCTGGAAGACGCCCTTGAAAATTTTGGCGGATGCGCCGTGATCATCTCACACGATCGCTGGTTCCTCGACCGCATTGCCACGCATATCCTGGCCTTTGAAGGAGATAGCGAAGTCATCTACTTTGACGGAAATTATTCGCAGTACGAAGCAGACCGCAAACGCCGCCTCGGCGCCGAAGCCGACCAACCCCATCGGATTAAATATCGAAAATTTACGCGATAG
- a CDS encoding SDR family oxidoreductase: protein MSLELQNRVALITGAARGIGAAIAQHLSDAGAKIAIADLDGDGATETAKTLKTPAIGLSADASDETAMRSATDRVVTELGALDILVNNAGIGGPDTNAARASLEIPLTELSVDDWDAHLHTNLRTAFVSSRAAIPHLSRGSSIINIASIAALMPSVSMPAYGAAKAGVIHLTRTLAGQLAGRGIRVNAICPGYLWTRAWEMIASQIKNNNPAYKEYTAREIFEDVIRNSVPLGTEQTPEDVGHMVVFLASDKGKNITGQALTIDGGATLGGRKQRSDSP, encoded by the coding sequence GTGAGCCTGGAATTACAAAATCGGGTCGCACTCATAACCGGCGCTGCGCGGGGCATTGGAGCGGCCATAGCGCAACACCTATCGGATGCGGGTGCGAAAATCGCCATTGCCGACCTGGATGGCGACGGCGCGACAGAAACAGCAAAAACGCTCAAAACACCCGCAATAGGTCTATCAGCCGATGCCTCCGATGAAACCGCCATGCGCTCAGCAACAGATCGAGTTGTTACAGAACTCGGCGCACTCGATATACTCGTCAACAACGCGGGCATTGGAGGACCGGACACAAACGCGGCCAGAGCATCGCTGGAAATCCCACTGACGGAATTATCCGTTGACGACTGGGACGCGCACCTGCACACCAATCTCCGGACCGCCTTTGTCTCATCCAGAGCAGCCATCCCGCATCTCAGCCGCGGATCCAGCATCATCAACATCGCCTCTATCGCCGCATTAATGCCCAGCGTTTCCATGCCCGCTTATGGCGCGGCCAAAGCCGGAGTCATTCATTTGACCAGAACTTTAGCCGGTCAGCTTGCAGGGCGCGGAATTAGAGTCAACGCAATATGCCCCGGCTACCTATGGACGCGCGCCTGGGAAATGATCGCATCTCAAATCAAAAACAACAACCCGGCATACAAGGAATATACCGCAAGAGAAATTTTTGAAGATGTAATCCGCAACAGCGTACCCCTGGGAACCGAACAGACTCCCGAGGATGTAGGCCACATGGTCGTCTTTTTGGCGAGCGACAAAGGAAAAAATATCACCGGCCAGGCACTGACCATCGATGGCGGTGCCACGTTAGGGGGTCGAAAACAGCGGTCAGATTCTCCGTGA